A part of Ancylomarina subtilis genomic DNA contains:
- a CDS encoding 6-phosphofructokinase — translation MKIPKNTKGVIGILTGGGDVPGLNPAIRAVTIRALREGYTVLGIRKGWKGLIDIIRDEKADNSENYSILTEELVNRVGRTGGTFLHSSRINPSKTSKSRVPIHLQDKYNAEVNDLTEEVLANLAFLNIDYLIPIGGDDTLSYAVRLDMEGFKVVAIPKTMDNDVPGTDYCIGFSTCITRTISLTHSLRTSAGSHERFLVLEVFGRYAGFTSILPTLAGAANRCVIPEHKFDIHRLTQLMLEDRYKNPSRYSVVLISEGAAFTGEEMIFQDNVTDDYGHKKLGGIGERVSDQMKLLSLEYNKGVPVNVINQKLGYLVRCGDPDAIDSIVPMAFGNLALDLIIKGIHGRLITLRNGRYDNAPIDIITSSKKIVDIDRYYNTERLRPKYNSFELQPLFLMTSL, via the coding sequence ATGAAAATACCAAAGAATACCAAAGGAGTCATAGGCATTTTAACAGGTGGCGGTGATGTTCCGGGTCTAAATCCTGCCATTCGTGCCGTAACCATCAGAGCATTGCGCGAAGGTTACACCGTTTTAGGCATCCGCAAGGGGTGGAAAGGATTGATTGATATTATAAGAGATGAAAAAGCAGATAATAGCGAAAATTATTCCATCCTAACGGAAGAATTGGTCAATAGAGTCGGTCGAACCGGCGGAACCTTTCTGCACAGCTCCCGCATCAATCCATCAAAAACATCAAAATCCCGCGTTCCAATACACTTGCAGGATAAATACAATGCTGAAGTTAACGATCTTACGGAAGAAGTTCTGGCCAATCTGGCCTTTCTTAATATCGATTACCTAATTCCTATTGGTGGTGACGACACCCTAAGTTATGCGGTCCGCTTGGACATGGAAGGCTTTAAAGTTGTTGCGATTCCGAAAACCATGGATAATGACGTACCTGGAACGGATTACTGTATCGGTTTTAGTACCTGTATAACCCGAACCATATCCTTAACTCACAGCTTAAGAACCTCAGCTGGCTCACACGAACGCTTTTTGGTGCTTGAGGTATTCGGCCGTTATGCCGGATTCACTTCTATTTTGCCCACACTGGCAGGTGCTGCCAACCGTTGTGTTATTCCCGAGCACAAATTCGACATTCATCGACTCACCCAACTCATGCTTGAGGATCGATACAAAAATCCCAGTCGCTATTCAGTTGTGTTGATTTCCGAAGGGGCTGCTTTTACAGGTGAAGAAATGATTTTCCAGGATAACGTGACGGATGACTATGGACACAAAAAACTGGGGGGTATTGGTGAACGCGTCTCTGATCAAATGAAACTCTTATCACTCGAATACAATAAGGGAGTCCCCGTAAATGTAATTAATCAAAAATTAGGCTATTTAGTACGTTGCGGCGATCCCGATGCCATCGATTCCATTGTTCCTATGGCATTTGGCAACCTGGCACTCGATCTGATTATAAAAGGCATACACGGACGATTGATTACCCTTCGAAATGGGCGTTACGACAATGCGCCAATCGATATCATAACCAGCTCGAAAAAAATCGTGGATATTGACCGTTACTACAACACCGAACGCCTGCGTCCCAAATACAATAGTTTTGAACTGCAACCTCTCTTTTTAATGACAAGTCTTTAA
- a CDS encoding ArnT family glycosyltransferase, with product MINRLRHYTHRLSEFIPEKIAFIFSGRNSVLYLFLALHVFIAILRILYVQFGPLEIDSEEAQYWIWSRHLQLAYYSKPPLIAYLNWISTSILGDTLIGIRINAILIGFATAMTCYSLALELFHDRKTAVIASFLTYAMPFIWIPSLFFTTDSPLLLFWLLSLLFFWKAIKNDSLKNWVLFGISFGLGIISKYTILFLIPGLLVFILLSHSYILRNRKFYMGIGIGLLFFLPVLVWNIKNDFVSFRHLQYLSGANDVSVPIKKTALNLLEYILGQIAVLSPFFIVFYFKIIKSWIRKQLSDEMLFLILPGILVFIAFLPIAFARKSGINVNWPMFAYGAIPIALAHWAVIKKKVGSLALLASTSFILLLLLSNLSVLDRVGIQKIVPAELDPTKKLTGWQSLATHIDSLKANIPDTRFFVFSNSYHISSELQFYLDKQPTTYILNYNNRMNQFSLWPGLEQFTNKNYYGIYISTDPLKDDLKSSFEQLDSFTTRRILHRGAETYNFKIYVLKDFKGFDEKNSHY from the coding sequence ATGATTAATCGTTTACGACACTATACACATCGTTTATCTGAGTTTATCCCGGAAAAAATAGCTTTTATTTTTTCTGGCAGGAATTCCGTGTTGTATTTATTTCTGGCCTTACACGTCTTTATTGCAATATTAAGAATTTTGTATGTACAGTTTGGCCCTTTAGAAATTGATTCAGAAGAGGCTCAATATTGGATATGGTCTCGACATCTTCAGCTAGCTTACTACTCCAAACCCCCTTTAATAGCCTATTTGAATTGGATTTCTACGTCTATTTTAGGTGATACACTTATTGGTATTCGGATCAATGCCATTCTCATTGGGTTTGCTACTGCTATGACCTGCTATTCTCTTGCTTTGGAACTTTTTCATGATCGAAAAACAGCTGTTATAGCCTCTTTCTTGACCTATGCCATGCCTTTTATTTGGATTCCTTCATTATTTTTTACCACGGATAGTCCTCTTTTGCTATTTTGGCTTCTGTCTCTGCTTTTCTTTTGGAAAGCTATTAAAAATGATTCTTTAAAGAATTGGGTTTTGTTTGGCATTAGCTTTGGTTTGGGTATCATTTCCAAGTATACAATATTATTCTTAATTCCTGGGCTACTTGTATTTATATTGCTGAGTCATTCTTATATTCTTCGAAATCGAAAGTTCTATATGGGAATTGGTATAGGTCTTTTGTTTTTTTTACCGGTTCTTGTCTGGAATATTAAAAATGACTTTGTAAGTTTCCGTCACCTTCAATATCTCAGTGGTGCTAATGATGTTTCAGTTCCGATAAAAAAGACGGCTTTGAATTTATTGGAGTATATTCTTGGACAAATAGCTGTATTGTCTCCATTTTTTATCGTGTTTTATTTTAAAATTATAAAATCGTGGATTCGGAAACAGCTTTCGGATGAAATGTTGTTTCTCATTCTTCCGGGGATTTTGGTTTTTATTGCATTTTTACCAATAGCATTTGCCAGAAAATCAGGTATCAATGTCAATTGGCCCATGTTTGCTTACGGAGCAATTCCGATTGCTTTGGCTCATTGGGCAGTCATTAAAAAGAAAGTTGGTAGTCTGGCCCTGTTGGCAAGTACAAGTTTTATCTTACTTTTACTTTTATCCAATTTATCGGTTCTTGATAGAGTGGGGATCCAGAAAATTGTTCCTGCAGAATTGGATCCCACAAAGAAATTGACGGGTTGGCAAAGTCTTGCTACACATATTGATTCTTTGAAAGCCAATATACCTGATACACGTTTTTTTGTTTTCTCCAATAGTTATCATATCAGTTCCGAATTGCAGTTTTATCTCGATAAACAACCAACAACTTACATCTTAAATTATAATAATCGGATGAATCAATTTAGCCTTTGGCCAGGACTGGAACAGTTTACTAATAAAAATTATTATGGAATTTATATTAGCACAGATCCACTTAAGGACGACTTAAAGTCAAGTTTTGAGCAGCTAGACTCTTTTACCACTCGAAGAATTCTTCACCGTGGAGCAGAAACTTATAATTTTAAAATCTACGTTTTAAAAGATTTTAAGGGATTTGATGAGAAAAATAGTCATTATTAA
- a CDS encoding DUF4159 domain-containing protein, with the protein MKKIIILFFIILFNHNAFSQESGVRIALLKYNGGGDWYANPSSLPNLIEFCKTNKIANIQAEPATVEVGSNELFSYPFVHLTGHGNIVFNSQEAHNLRLYLEAGGFLHVDDNYGLNAYFRREIKKVFPKEELVELPFSHPIYHQVYDFKTGLPKIHEHDGKAPQGFGIFHKGRLVCFYTYECDLGDGWEDPSVHNDTTENHNKALKMGANILAFVFSH; encoded by the coding sequence ATGAAAAAAATCATTATTCTGTTTTTTATCATTTTGTTTAACCACAATGCTTTCTCACAAGAAAGTGGGGTGCGCATTGCGTTGCTCAAATATAATGGTGGAGGCGATTGGTATGCCAATCCCAGCTCATTACCCAATCTGATTGAATTTTGTAAGACCAATAAAATTGCCAATATTCAAGCCGAACCTGCCACTGTTGAAGTAGGAAGCAACGAACTCTTCTCCTACCCTTTTGTCCACCTGACAGGCCATGGCAATATCGTTTTCAACAGTCAAGAGGCTCATAACCTACGCCTCTATCTCGAAGCGGGAGGTTTCCTGCATGTAGACGATAATTATGGTTTAAATGCCTATTTCCGAAGAGAAATCAAAAAAGTATTCCCTAAAGAAGAACTTGTTGAACTGCCCTTTTCGCATCCCATTTACCATCAGGTTTATGATTTTAAGACAGGACTACCCAAAATCCACGAACACGACGGAAAAGCCCCACAAGGTTTTGGTATATTCCATAAGGGACGCCTCGTGTGTTTTTATACCTACGAATGCGACTTGGGTGATGGTTGGGAAGATCCATCGGTGCATAACGACACTACAGAGAATCATAACAAAGCACTTAAAATGGGGGCCAATATTTTAGCTTTCGTTTTTTCGCATTAG
- a CDS encoding YgjV family protein, with the protein MLEFLGISYLEWLGYAASIIVFVSLSMTSIVKLRWYNMLGAALFSTYGFLIGSYPVAFMNFLIVCTNIYYLVKMYQHKENFKVIEINGNDEILNYYLESYKKDIAKFFPDFTRTEGKLNVFVLRDMSVAGIFIGEVKDDIFKIDIDYALPQFRDFKVANYLYQKLSDILSQHDVKCIVCDSDIEDNLKYIKKMGFETCTREGKKVMCKSL; encoded by the coding sequence ATGTTAGAATTTTTAGGCATTTCTTATTTGGAATGGTTAGGTTATGCAGCGTCAATAATCGTATTTGTGTCACTTTCGATGACTTCAATTGTAAAGTTACGCTGGTATAACATGTTAGGTGCCGCCCTGTTTTCAACTTATGGTTTTTTAATTGGCTCTTACCCTGTAGCCTTCATGAACTTCTTAATTGTTTGCACCAATATTTATTATTTGGTAAAAATGTATCAGCATAAGGAAAACTTCAAAGTCATTGAAATCAACGGAAACGATGAAATTCTAAACTACTATCTGGAATCATACAAGAAAGATATTGCTAAATTCTTCCCTGATTTCACAAGAACTGAAGGCAAATTAAATGTTTTTGTATTGCGCGATATGTCGGTTGCAGGCATCTTTATTGGTGAGGTTAAAGATGATATCTTTAAAATTGATATTGATTATGCACTTCCCCAGTTCCGCGACTTTAAGGTTGCCAACTATTTGTATCAAAAACTTAGCGACATCCTTTCTCAACACGATGTAAAATGTATTGTTTGCGATTCAGATATTGAAGACAACTTGAAGTACATCAAAAAAATGGGCTTCGAAACCTGCACTCGTGAAGGCAAAAAAGTGATGTGTAAAAGCTTGTAA